A single region of the Halanaerobiaceae bacterium ANBcell28 genome encodes:
- a CDS encoding flagellar motor protein MotB yields MLWRWVTMPRSRKSKENTEKGSPAWMTTFGDMMTLLLVFFVLLYSFSEMDLDKFEGFISALQARLGVLDGGQTITNEDLLSRGSQGEQFNPDTAIFNRAMGQISQYAQQYGIEDRVRMEITERGLVITITGTILYELGRADIKSPGREILDQIAIIINDIPNNIVVEGHTDNWPINNEEFPSNWELSTTRATNVIRYFIEVHNIEADRLSAAGYSEYRPLLDNNTAENRANNRRVEIVLLNQ; encoded by the coding sequence ATGCTATGGCGGTGGGTAACAATGCCTAGGTCCAGGAAGAGTAAAGAAAATACAGAGAAAGGTTCTCCTGCGTGGATGACTACCTTTGGAGATATGATGACCTTGCTCTTGGTTTTCTTTGTACTATTGTATTCTTTTTCTGAAATGGATTTGGACAAGTTTGAAGGCTTTATTTCAGCTTTACAAGCTAGATTAGGAGTTTTGGATGGAGGTCAAACTATAACTAATGAAGACCTATTATCAAGAGGTTCTCAAGGAGAACAATTTAATCCAGACACAGCTATATTCAATAGGGCTATGGGACAAATAAGTCAATATGCCCAGCAATATGGTATTGAGGATAGAGTAAGAATGGAAATAACTGAGAGGGGTTTAGTTATTACTATAACAGGTACAATTCTTTATGAACTTGGTAGAGCTGATATTAAATCACCAGGTCGAGAGATCTTAGATCAAATAGCTATTATTATCAATGATATACCCAACAATATTGTGGTTGAAGGACATACTGATAATTGGCCAATTAACAATGAAGAATTTCCATCTAACTGGGAACTATCTACTACAAGAGCAACAAATGTTATTCGATATTTTATTGAAGTTCATAATATAGAAGCTGACCGCCTATCAGCAGCTGGATATTCAGAATATAGACCATTGCTAGATAACAATACAGCGGAAAACAGGGCAAATAATAGACGCGTTGAAATAGTTTTACTTAATCAATAA
- a CDS encoding flagellar FlbD family protein — protein MIKVKKMNGEEIIINAELIETIRATPDTIINLTTGKKIIVLDDLDDLIDKVIKYKRKIFVNRGVE, from the coding sequence GTGATCAAGGTAAAAAAAATGAATGGTGAGGAAATTATCATAAACGCTGAATTAATTGAAACAATTAGGGCTACCCCTGATACTATTATTAATTTAACAACTGGGAAGAAAATAATTGTCCTTGATGATCTTGATGATTTAATAGATAAAGTAATTAAATATAAGCGTAAAATATTTGTGAATAGAGGTGTAGAATAA
- a CDS encoding flagellar hook-basal body complex protein, with amino-acid sequence MLRSMYSGVSGLKAHQVKMDVIGNNISNVNTTGYKSSRVTFKEMLSQNIQGARAPQGDMGGLNPQQVGLGVGIGSIDVNHTQGNLQSTGVATDLAIEGNGFFVVNNGQANLYTRAGSLNLDTAGNLTNSVNGYKIQGWMADDGRINTDQSITDINIPIGQGMPAEATTRMVFAGNLDSRTSNGVSRKSAIDVFDSLGNPHTVNLDFTRNIGTNLRAENGDMKIKQETYDPRMENFTIDFVDEDTDLDVQLNGTNITVNANFSGDEVPSLTEIREKINSILKDEDYTGTLSIDIADLQVSDLAGASFELTAPMVDGQEIRVFQDSNYPDPKFDKMEVDFVHDTTVSSPRARYENGVLTVTANWEEQDTNEILETVNNELSANNFEGKLGWNLDELDLINQTDPDVFDQLNEQEIRMTASSRWDWHVSGISGAIDGSISGNGTLSFDSNGRVVGGAESEIVFDPVEGAGATQRIALSFDDRQGSISQKASSYTIDGIYADGYESGDLDAFSIDSTGTIRGSYSNGINQNLGQIAIANFNNPTGLSKVGDTLFAASQNSGIAQIGAAGSGGRGDISGGALEMSNVDLADEFTEMITAQRGFQANSKAITSSDEMLQDLVNLKR; translated from the coding sequence ATGTTAAGATCAATGTATTCTGGTGTATCAGGGCTTAAAGCACATCAGGTAAAGATGGATGTAATAGGTAATAATATTTCAAATGTAAATACTACTGGATATAAAAGTAGTAGAGTTACTTTTAAAGAAATGTTAAGTCAGAACATACAGGGAGCTAGAGCTCCTCAAGGTGACATGGGAGGGCTTAACCCACAGCAAGTAGGACTTGGAGTTGGTATTGGTAGTATTGATGTAAATCATACACAGGGTAATCTTCAGTCAACTGGAGTTGCTACTGATTTAGCTATTGAAGGAAATGGTTTTTTTGTAGTAAATAATGGACAGGCAAATTTATATACTAGAGCAGGGTCCTTAAATCTTGATACCGCAGGAAACCTAACAAACAGTGTAAATGGATATAAGATTCAAGGGTGGATGGCTGATGATGGTAGGATAAATACTGATCAGTCTATAACAGACATTAATATCCCTATAGGACAAGGAATGCCAGCAGAAGCTACTACTAGGATGGTGTTTGCTGGAAATCTTGATAGTAGAACCTCTAATGGAGTATCAAGAAAATCTGCCATAGATGTCTTTGATTCCTTGGGAAATCCTCATACAGTTAATTTAGACTTCACAAGAAATATTGGCACTAATTTACGAGCCGAAAATGGTGATATGAAGATAAAGCAAGAAACTTACGATCCTAGAATGGAAAACTTCACCATTGATTTTGTGGATGAAGATACTGATCTAGACGTTCAACTTAATGGTACTAATATTACTGTAAATGCTAATTTCTCTGGAGATGAGGTGCCAAGTTTAACTGAAATTAGAGAAAAGATTAATTCTATATTAAAGGATGAAGACTATACAGGAACTTTAAGTATTGATATTGCAGATCTTCAAGTGTCAGACCTAGCTGGTGCAAGCTTCGAATTGACAGCACCTATGGTAGATGGACAAGAGATTAGAGTATTCCAGGACTCTAATTATCCTGATCCAAAATTTGATAAAATGGAAGTTGATTTTGTACATGATACTACTGTTTCTTCCCCAAGAGCTAGATATGAAAATGGTGTGCTAACAGTAACTGCTAATTGGGAAGAACAGGATACAAATGAAATTCTTGAAACTGTTAATAATGAGTTGTCAGCTAATAATTTTGAAGGAAAACTGGGCTGGAATTTAGATGAATTAGATCTAATCAATCAAACTGACCCTGATGTATTTGATCAACTAAATGAACAAGAAATTAGAATGACGGCTTCCAGTCGATGGGATTGGCATGTTTCAGGTATTAGTGGAGCAATTGATGGTTCTATTTCCGGTAATGGAACTTTAAGTTTTGATAGCAACGGTAGAGTTGTTGGTGGAGCTGAAAGTGAAATAGTATTTGATCCAGTTGAAGGTGCAGGTGCTACTCAGAGAATCGCTTTAAGTTTTGATGACAGACAGGGCTCAATCTCACAAAAGGCTTCCAGCTACACTATTGATGGAATTTATGCTGATGGATATGAGTCAGGTGACTTAGATGCTTTTTCTATAGATTCTACAGGAACCATAAGAGGAAGCTATTCAAATGGTATTAATCAAAACCTTGGTCAAATCGCAATTGCAAACTTTAACAATCCTACTGGTTTAAGTAAAGTAGGAGATACACTATTTGCAGCATCACAAAACTCTGGAATTGCACAAATAGGTGCTGCCGGTAGTGGTGGACGTGGTGATATTTCTGGTGGAGCTTTAGAAATGTCAAATGTTGATTTAGCAGATGAATTTACTGAAATGATTACAGCACAACGTGGTTTTCAGGCAAATTCAAAAGCAATAACAAGTTCTGATGAAATGTTACAAGATCTAGTAAATCTAAAACGTTAA
- the fliM gene encoding flagellar motor switch protein FliM, whose product MADVLSQNEIDSLLSALSSGDVNVEEMKKETETQQVKPYDFRRPDKLSKEQMRTLQMIHENMARLLTTILSTHLRSMVDFEVASIEQLSYDEFIRSLPEPTVIGVTDLKPFNGQFIFEINPDIAFVIIDRLFGGLGKSFNKVRPFTDIEKVVLTKVFKWFLSGFPEAWENIIRVEPRLRDIESNPQFIQVVPSNDMTILITLEAKIADAEGLINICIPYIMIEPIVDKLNAQQWFSNTRQEQTAQHFKALKKRIEKAKIDLYAELGSATLTVTDLLYLQSGDVIKLDKSANDKIDLRVGDRIKYKGIAGAHRKQMAVKISDVLEGREDGESNE is encoded by the coding sequence ATGGCTGATGTTCTATCACAAAATGAAATAGATTCTCTTTTATCTGCTTTATCATCTGGAGATGTGAATGTTGAGGAGATGAAAAAAGAAACAGAAACTCAGCAGGTGAAGCCTTATGATTTTAGAAGACCTGATAAATTATCAAAAGAACAGATGAGAACTTTGCAGATGATTCATGAAAATATGGCACGTTTACTAACTACAATTTTATCCACACACCTTAGATCGATGGTTGATTTTGAAGTTGCATCTATAGAACAATTATCATATGACGAGTTTATTAGATCATTGCCAGAACCAACTGTTATAGGTGTTACAGATTTAAAACCCTTTAATGGTCAGTTTATATTTGAGATAAATCCAGATATTGCTTTTGTAATTATTGATCGTTTATTTGGTGGATTAGGGAAATCATTTAATAAAGTTAGACCTTTTACTGATATAGAGAAGGTTGTTTTAACTAAAGTATTTAAGTGGTTTTTGAGTGGTTTTCCTGAAGCCTGGGAGAATATCATTAGGGTAGAACCAAGACTCCGTGACATAGAATCAAACCCACAGTTTATTCAAGTTGTACCTAGTAATGATATGACGATTCTTATAACTTTAGAGGCAAAGATAGCTGACGCAGAAGGTTTAATAAATATATGTATTCCGTATATAATGATAGAACCAATAGTTGATAAACTAAATGCACAACAATGGTTTTCTAATACAAGGCAGGAGCAAACGGCACAACATTTTAAGGCCCTTAAGAAAAGAATTGAGAAAGCAAAAATTGATCTATATGCAGAATTAGGTAGTGCTACATTGACTGTTACAGATTTATTATACTTACAGTCTGGTGATGTCATTAAATTAGATAAATCCGCAAATGACAAAATAGATCTTAGAGTAGGAGATAGGATAAAATATAAGGGGATTGCAGGAGCACATCGCAAGCAAATGGCTGTTAAGATTAGCGATGTATTGGAAGGTAGAGAGGACGGTGAAAGCAATGAGTGA
- the fliY gene encoding flagellar motor switch phosphatase FliY, protein MSDDNLLSQAEIDALMNQSADEEDSNENTLSVEEIDVLGEIGNIAMGSAATALYTILNQKVEITTPTVNVASFDEIIKQYDRPCVLVNVEYIAGLEGANLLIIKEEDASIIADLMMGGDGKDVEAQLDEIRLSAVGEAMNQMMGSASTSLSSIINDMVNISPPDTHHLSLDEAIEDGQNFFQSEDILVETAFQLKIGDLVDSSFKQLAPLRFTKQLVNSLTSGGLTAKDVIPEEELETSQTTKIDEEEVRKAEENRPNQQISNTAASRSKEVSHQPVGVQRAQFPDFDSGSPATVPQNMELIQDVPLQVTVRLGKSKMTIKEILDLGEGSIIELDKLAGEAVDLLVNGKLVAKGEVVVIDENFGFRVKDIISPMERINNI, encoded by the coding sequence ATGAGTGATGATAATTTATTATCCCAGGCAGAAATAGATGCTTTAATGAATCAGTCTGCAGATGAAGAGGACAGTAATGAAAATACTTTAAGTGTTGAAGAGATAGATGTTCTTGGTGAGATTGGTAATATAGCCATGGGTTCAGCAGCAACTGCTTTATATACAATACTAAATCAGAAGGTTGAAATAACAACACCTACAGTGAATGTAGCTAGCTTTGATGAGATTATCAAGCAATATGATAGGCCATGTGTATTGGTAAATGTTGAATATATTGCTGGTTTAGAAGGTGCCAATTTATTAATAATAAAAGAAGAAGATGCGTCAATAATTGCTGATTTGATGATGGGTGGTGACGGTAAAGATGTAGAAGCCCAATTAGATGAGATTAGATTAAGTGCTGTAGGCGAAGCTATGAATCAAATGATGGGTTCTGCTTCTACATCCTTATCCAGTATAATAAATGATATGGTGAATATTTCTCCACCAGATACTCATCATTTAAGTCTAGATGAGGCGATAGAAGATGGGCAAAATTTCTTTCAATCAGAAGATATTTTAGTGGAGACAGCTTTTCAATTAAAAATAGGGGATTTAGTAGATAGTAGTTTTAAACAATTAGCTCCCTTAAGATTTACTAAACAATTAGTAAATAGTCTAACTAGCGGTGGTCTTACTGCTAAAGATGTAATTCCAGAAGAAGAATTGGAGACAAGTCAGACTACTAAGATAGATGAAGAAGAAGTTAGGAAGGCTGAAGAAAATAGGCCTAATCAGCAAATCAGTAATACAGCAGCCAGTAGAAGCAAAGAAGTCAGCCATCAGCCAGTAGGAGTTCAAAGAGCTCAATTTCCTGATTTTGATTCTGGATCACCTGCTACTGTACCACAAAATATGGAGCTAATACAAGATGTCCCACTGCAGGTAACTGTACGATTAGGTAAAAGTAAGATGACAATTAAAGAAATACTAGATTTGGGAGAAGGCTCTATAATTGAATTAGATAAATTAGCTGGAGAAGCAGTTGATTTATTAGTTAACGGTAAGTTAGTTGCTAAAGGTGAAGTTGTAGTAATAGATGAAAATTTCGGATTTAGGGTAAAAGATATTATTAGTCCTATGGAGCGGATTAACAATATCTAA
- a CDS encoding motility protein A, protein MDLATIIGVILGVVLLGGSIILGGNPIIFVSLQSFLIVIGGTISGTMVSYSLKDLSNIPQLIKIAVKSTTMNSNQIIEILVEFAEKARREGLLALEQEVLEIDDVFLQKGIQLVVDGTDPELVRNILETKLTFLEERHAKSRGIMETMGSLSPAFGMIGTLIGLIQMLSLLDDADGLGMGMAVALITTLYGALAANLIFIPLANKLKVKSEEEILLKEVMIEGILSIQAGENPRIVEEKLFAFLASSNESEEELEGDAMAVGNNA, encoded by the coding sequence ATGGATCTGGCTACAATTATTGGGGTTATATTAGGAGTTGTATTATTAGGTGGTTCTATTATATTGGGAGGAAATCCTATAATATTTGTTAGTTTACAATCTTTTTTGATTGTAATTGGGGGAACCATATCAGGAACTATGGTAAGTTATAGTTTGAAAGATCTGTCTAATATACCTCAGTTAATTAAGATTGCCGTAAAAAGTACAACTATGAACTCCAATCAAATTATAGAGATATTAGTTGAATTTGCTGAGAAGGCGCGAAGAGAAGGTTTACTTGCTTTGGAGCAAGAAGTTTTGGAAATAGATGATGTTTTTTTACAGAAGGGAATTCAACTGGTTGTTGATGGTACAGATCCAGAATTGGTTAGGAATATATTGGAAACAAAGCTAACCTTTCTTGAAGAAAGGCATGCCAAGAGTCGTGGAATAATGGAAACAATGGGTTCTTTATCTCCTGCCTTTGGTATGATTGGTACTTTAATTGGGCTAATACAAATGTTGAGTCTATTAGACGATGCAGATGGACTTGGTATGGGGATGGCTGTGGCTTTAATTACTACTTTATATGGAGCTTTAGCAGCTAATCTGATATTTATTCCACTTGCTAATAAATTAAAGGTTAAAAGTGAAGAAGAAATATTACTGAAAGAAGTTATGATAGAAGGGATATTATCTATACAGGCTGGTGAAAATCCAAGAATTGTTGAAGAAAAACTTTTTGCTTTTTTGGCTAGTTCTAACGAGAGTGAAGAGGAGTTAGAAGGAGATGCTATGGCGGTGGGTAACAATGCCTAG
- a CDS encoding flagellar basal body-associated FliL family protein: MAEGNNALSFKMLILLMFIIIIVTGLFSYLFMSFMMPQEGQNHPFSFLSRETDDDIGPTYNLGEFVVNLTGTRGYQIIRATMVAEVNNKGVIEELEKRSPQIQDTIILTLREQKLEDIEEPGAKVIKSQLMSRLNSLLNSGDVINIWFTQLVVQ, translated from the coding sequence ATGGCAGAGGGGAATAATGCATTAAGTTTTAAAATGCTTATACTTTTAATGTTCATTATAATAATTGTTACCGGACTATTTTCTTACCTTTTTATGTCATTTATGATGCCACAAGAAGGTCAGAATCATCCCTTTAGTTTTTTAAGTAGAGAAACAGATGATGATATAGGTCCAACTTATAATCTTGGAGAATTTGTTGTTAATCTAACAGGAACCAGAGGATATCAAATTATACGTGCAACAATGGTTGCTGAAGTGAATAACAAAGGTGTTATAGAAGAGTTAGAAAAAAGAAGTCCACAAATACAGGATACAATAATACTTACATTAAGAGAACAAAAACTTGAAGATATCGAAGAACCAGGAGCAAAAGTTATAAAAAGTCAACTTATGAGCAGACTTAATTCTCTTCTTAATTCTGGAGATGTAATAAATATTTGGTTTACACAATTGGTTGTACAATAA
- a CDS encoding TIGR02530 family flagellar biosynthesis protein produces the protein MSKRLMANQSIKPIRPKSVDRNKQISKQNKNLGQRSFADVFRQNLEKSSDVKFSKHAQNRLISRNISLSEKELNQLSDGVKKAEEKGSRDSLIMVNNVAYLVSVQNKTVVTAVDDKSMEEKVFTNIDSAVFMD, from the coding sequence ATGAGTAAGCGCTTAATGGCTAATCAGTCAATAAAGCCGATTAGACCTAAAAGTGTAGATAGAAATAAGCAGATAAGCAAGCAAAATAAGAATTTAGGACAAAGAAGTTTTGCTGATGTTTTTCGCCAAAACTTAGAAAAATCCAGTGATGTAAAATTCTCGAAACACGCACAAAATCGTTTAATTTCCAGGAATATTAGTTTATCGGAAAAAGAATTGAACCAGTTGTCAGACGGTGTAAAGAAAGCTGAAGAAAAGGGTTCAAGGGATTCTCTGATTATGGTGAATAATGTAGCATATCTTGTGAGTGTTCAAAACAAGACAGTGGTTACTGCAGTAGATGATAAGAGTATGGAAGAAAAGGTTTTTACCAATATTGATAGTGCTGTATTTATGGATTAA
- the flgD gene encoding flagellar hook assembly protein FlgD: MSSGSIAQLMVDTANVFKTQNMKHSPSSQSHNKTASSQKSHDSSNNITREVNDTLGKDAFLQLLVTQMRYQDPLSPMDNQEFIAQMAQFSSLEQMQNMNSNMEEFLRVETLSQGAALVGKNVEIIDSDSGQAISGVVEKVAFERGEVFAYLENGLKIDTSEITGIY, translated from the coding sequence ATGAGCAGTGGTAGTATAGCACAATTAATGGTTGATACAGCTAATGTATTTAAAACTCAGAATATGAAACATTCTCCCAGTAGTCAAAGTCATAATAAAACAGCTAGCAGTCAAAAATCTCATGATTCAAGCAATAATATTACAAGAGAAGTTAATGATACATTGGGAAAGGATGCGTTTTTACAATTGTTGGTAACTCAGATGAGGTATCAAGACCCTCTTTCTCCCATGGATAATCAGGAGTTTATAGCACAGATGGCACAATTTAGTTCTTTAGAACAGATGCAAAACATGAATAGTAATATGGAAGAATTTCTAAGGGTTGAAACCTTAAGTCAAGGAGCTGCTTTAGTAGGTAAGAATGTTGAAATTATTGATTCTGATAGTGGTCAAGCAATAAGTGGTGTAGTAGAAAAAGTAGCTTTTGAGAGAGGGGAAGTATTTGCTTATCTCGAAAATGGACTTAAGATTGACACAAGTGAAATAACAGGGATTTATTAG